The proteins below are encoded in one region of Clostridium fermenticellae:
- a CDS encoding DNRLRE domain-containing protein, whose translation MSSQKIQFSCSRSLILTNLHPDRNFKKSILDVGFYNGDLYQSYLYFKSDDSYENYIIISAILRLYVKKQISNGMTNTLYIYPLEQKFNRFTTFNNMPEVSNEFIEFNIHDCDKWLDIDITSLFDNNDNILKNGMLLKSNGDADSLVRFYSNLVSNYKIVPKLFLEYYTENNFNDGRYVEVRKRVFILDFEGEEVTQPINVERMIQGTFFINNLSTSDLNAKIEVSFDLSTWVGEQEVNVSANSNDVLVAQYYGKYYRVVLSSPGNTASVEIKFIYQVYK comes from the coding sequence ATGTCAAGTCAAAAAATACAGTTCTCATGCAGCAGAAGTCTAATACTTACAAATTTACATCCTGATAGGAATTTTAAAAAAAGCATTTTGGATGTTGGATTTTATAATGGAGATTTATATCAAAGTTATTTGTATTTTAAATCTGATGATTCATATGAAAATTATATAATAATTTCTGCTATTTTGAGATTATATGTGAAGAAGCAAATTTCTAATGGTATGACTAATACTTTATATATTTATCCACTTGAACAGAAGTTCAATAGATTTACGACTTTTAATAATATGCCAGAAGTTAGTAATGAATTTATTGAATTCAATATACATGATTGTGATAAATGGCTGGATATAGATATAACGAGTCTGTTTGATAATAATGATAATATTTTAAAGAATGGTATGCTTTTAAAATCAAATGGAGATGCGGATTCACTTGTGCGTTTTTACTCCAATTTGGTTAGTAATTATAAAATTGTTCCAAAATTATTCTTAGAATATTATACAGAAAATAATTTTAACGATGGAAGATATGTGGAAGTAAGAAAAAGAGTTTTTATCTTAGATTTTGAAGGTGAGGAAGTTACTCAGCCTATAAATGTAGAAAGAATGATACAAGGAACATTTTTCATAAATAATTTAAGCACTAGTGATTTAAATGCAAAAATTGAGGTGAGTTTTGATTTAAGCACATGGGTTGGAGAACAGGAAGTTAATGTGAGTGCTAATAGTAATGACGTATTAGTTGCCCAGTATTATGGGAAATATTATAGAGTTGTTTTAAGTTCACCAGGTAATACTGCAAGTGTGGAAATAAAATTCATCTATCAGGTATATAAGTAA
- a CDS encoding tetratricopeptide repeat-containing glycosyltransferase family 2 protein has product MPKEISLCMIVKDEERDIKRCLESVKDLVDEIILVDTGSKDKTVEIAKSYNAKIYYFKWCDDFAIARNESLKYATKDWILIMDADDEFCMDDRIKFKELKSNLDKKYIYYFETLSYLGYEKGFDISINMNPRLFKNRYGYYYRGAVHNQLLNSKNEALSKFESIRIYHYGYINKKMIDKNKRNRNMTILEKLIKKNPENKFNYFNLGNEYCCLNKKCEALRCYYKCYEDFKPYLGYSPKLIERIVEVNYEMRNFHKAIEFINVGLSYYPDFSDLYYLKGIICDELGEYLSAIESFKTCINIGSPPGFLKSIYGVEDFRSFDELSRIYIKLKDYDKAYMYSIESLKVKPDYLGPLINILNIFKEKGLSIDRIKLNIEKFFSDFPREYYFIADLFYKEGYYDTALEYIRKLDNTKLYYKEVCVLKSNIFARIGEFDACVRLNSIYQGKLVYLKLFTNNIISLVIMKKYKTALEELNKFNHKGLSESKSVKKCFRVYKEMVNIFMDKDVEDLSSDENDRQYTKFIIEIIEIFIINNKLQKSDRVLKLMDCIKDKYKFIEIGKLYFKYGYFDRAKDQIFKSVKMYNLIDKESVEILKKCICANK; this is encoded by the coding sequence ATGCCAAAAGAAATTAGTCTTTGTATGATAGTAAAAGATGAAGAAAGAGATATCAAAAGATGTTTGGAAAGTGTTAAGGATTTAGTTGATGAAATTATATTAGTAGATACAGGCTCAAAAGATAAAACAGTTGAAATAGCAAAAAGTTACAATGCAAAGATATATTATTTTAAATGGTGTGATGATTTTGCCATAGCCAGAAATGAATCCTTAAAGTATGCGACTAAGGATTGGATATTAATTATGGATGCGGACGATGAATTTTGCATGGATGATAGGATTAAATTCAAAGAGTTAAAATCAAATCTTGATAAAAAGTATATATATTATTTTGAAACTTTAAGTTATTTAGGATATGAAAAAGGCTTTGATATAAGTATTAATATGAATCCACGCCTTTTTAAAAATAGATATGGTTATTATTATAGGGGCGCAGTTCATAATCAGCTTCTAAATAGTAAAAATGAGGCTTTGTCAAAATTTGAATCGATAAGAATATATCATTATGGCTATATAAATAAAAAAATGATAGACAAAAATAAAAGAAATAGGAATATGACAATTTTAGAAAAGTTAATAAAGAAGAATCCAGAAAATAAGTTTAATTATTTTAATTTGGGTAATGAATACTGTTGCTTAAATAAAAAATGTGAAGCTTTAAGATGTTACTATAAATGTTATGAGGATTTTAAACCGTATTTGGGGTATTCTCCAAAACTTATAGAAAGAATAGTAGAAGTAAATTATGAGATGAGAAATTTTCATAAAGCGATTGAATTTATAAATGTAGGACTAAGTTATTATCCGGATTTTTCAGATTTATATTATTTAAAAGGGATAATATGTGACGAACTCGGTGAATATTTATCTGCAATAGAGTCGTTTAAGACTTGCATAAATATTGGTAGTCCACCTGGATTTTTAAAATCAATTTATGGTGTTGAAGATTTCAGATCATTTGATGAATTATCAAGAATATATATAAAATTAAAAGATTACGATAAGGCATATATGTATTCTATCGAATCACTTAAGGTAAAACCAGATTATTTAGGACCGCTTATTAATATTTTAAATATATTCAAGGAGAAAGGTTTATCTATAGATAGAATTAAATTGAATATAGAAAAATTTTTTTCTGATTTTCCACGAGAATATTATTTTATTGCAGATTTATTTTATAAAGAAGGGTACTATGATACAGCTTTAGAATATATACGAAAGTTAGATAACACTAAATTATACTATAAAGAAGTATGTGTTTTAAAGTCAAATATTTTTGCTAGAATTGGTGAGTTTGATGCTTGTGTAAGGCTTAATAGTATATATCAAGGAAAGTTAGTATATCTTAAGTTGTTTACTAATAATATAATAAGCTTGGTTATTATGAAGAAATACAAGACAGCTTTAGAAGAACTGAATAAATTTAATCATAAAGGTTTATCGGAATCGAAAAGTGTTAAAAAATGTTTTAGAGTGTACAAAGAGATGGTTAATATTTTTATGGACAAAGATGTAGAAGATTTGTCAAGTGATGAAAATGATAGACAGTATACTAAATTTATAATTGAGATAATTGAAATATTTATAATAAACAATAAGCTTCAAAAATCAGATAGAGTACTTAAGCTCATGGATTGTATAAAAGATAAATATAAATTTATTGAGATAGGAAAATTGTATTTTAAATATGGATATTTTGATAGAGCTAAGGATCAAATATTTAAATCTGTAAAGATGTATAACCTGATTGATAAAGAGAGTGTAGAAATTTTAAAGAAATGTATTTGCGCTAATAAATAA
- a CDS encoding glycosyltransferase: MKKIVFFVKSGLDTFLKDIILELSKVYTVKKVIVGFYNQIDKEMKEADICWFEWCDDLVVYGSKLDVAKEKIIVCRLHSYEVFTNYINLVNWRNIDKLICVGKNICDILKNKISVEDKKVEVIQNGININSYNYKDRSDGINIAYVGYINFKKGPMLLIHTFKAMYEKNRNYKLYIAGEFQDERYVLYFSHMIKKMHMEKNIIYNGWQDDINQWLEDKNYILCTSVLESQNLSVMQAMSKGIKPVIHNFVGAEDIYPYEYLWNSIDEAVNMVCNHNYNSKEYRNFIVNNYSLDIQKNKILKLIDSLENN, encoded by the coding sequence ATGAAAAAAATAGTTTTTTTTGTTAAGAGCGGACTTGATACTTTTTTGAAAGATATAATTTTAGAATTGTCAAAGGTGTATACAGTTAAAAAGGTAATAGTTGGTTTTTATAATCAAATTGATAAAGAAATGAAAGAAGCAGATATATGTTGGTTTGAGTGGTGTGATGATCTTGTTGTTTATGGAAGTAAGTTAGATGTTGCAAAGGAAAAAATAATAGTATGCAGACTTCACAGTTATGAAGTTTTTACAAATTATATAAATTTAGTAAATTGGAGAAACATAGATAAACTTATATGTGTAGGTAAAAATATATGTGATATTTTAAAAAACAAGATTAGTGTAGAAGATAAAAAAGTTGAGGTTATACAAAACGGAATAAATATAAATAGTTATAACTATAAAGATAGATCTGATGGAATTAATATAGCATATGTAGGATACATTAATTTTAAAAAGGGACCTATGCTTCTCATTCATACTTTCAAAGCAATGTATGAAAAGAATAGAAATTATAAACTTTATATAGCAGGCGAATTTCAAGATGAAAGGTATGTACTTTATTTCTCTCATATGATAAAGAAAATGCATATGGAAAAAAATATAATTTATAATGGATGGCAGGATGATATAAACCAATGGCTTGAGGATAAAAACTATATATTATGTACAAGTGTACTTGAATCTCAAAATTTAAGTGTAATGCAGGCTATGAGTAAAGGAATAAAGCCTGTAATTCATAATTTTGTTGGTGCTGAAGACATATATCCGTATGAATATTTGTGGAATAGCATTGATGAAGCGGTAAATATGGTATGTAATCATAATTATAATTCGAAAGAATATAGAAATTTTATAGTTAATAATTATTCCTTAGATATACAAAAAAATAAAATATTAAAGTTAATAGATAGTTTAGAAAATAATTGA
- the rplT gene encoding 50S ribosomal protein L20: MARVKRAVNARKNHKKVLKLAKGYYGAKSKLFKTANETVIRALRNAYVGRRLKKRDFRKLWIARINAATRMNGLSYSKFMNGIKTAGIDINRKMLSEIAINDPKAFTNLVDIAKKQLNA, translated from the coding sequence ATGGCAAGAGTAAAAAGAGCGGTAAATGCACGTAAAAATCATAAAAAAGTTTTAAAACTTGCGAAAGGCTATTATGGAGCTAAAAGTAAGCTATTTAAAACTGCTAATGAAACAGTAATAAGAGCATTAAGAAATGCATATGTAGGAAGAAGATTAAAGAAAAGAGATTTCAGAAAGCTTTGGATAGCAAGAATAAATGCAGCAACTAGAATGAATGGTCTTTCATATTCAAAATTTATGAATGGAATAAAAACTGCAGGAATTGATATAAATAGAAAAATGCTTTCAGAAATAGCTATAAATGATCCAAAAGCTTTTACTAATTTGGTGGATATAGCAAAAAAGCAATTAAACGCATAG
- the infC gene encoding translation initiation factor IF-3: MKIINKDFLSNESIREKQVRVIGNDGSQVGVMSSREALKIAEEKELDLVLISPNAKPPVCKIMDLGKYVYEQTKKDKEAKKKQKVINIKEVRLSPTIEEHDISIKSNNARKFLMAGDKVKVTVRFRGREADYSFIGKKILDEFYSKLEDICVKEKAPKLEGRNMIMVLSHKKA, encoded by the coding sequence GTGAAAATTATTAATAAAGATTTTCTTAGTAATGAAAGCATAAGGGAAAAGCAAGTAAGAGTTATTGGAAATGATGGTTCACAAGTTGGGGTTATGTCATCCAGGGAAGCACTTAAGATTGCAGAAGAAAAAGAATTGGATTTAGTTTTAATATCACCGAATGCAAAACCACCAGTTTGTAAAATAATGGACTTAGGTAAATATGTTTATGAACAGACTAAAAAGGATAAAGAAGCTAAAAAGAAACAAAAGGTCATAAATATAAAAGAAGTTAGATTGAGTCCTACTATAGAGGAACATGATATATCCATTAAATCGAATAATGCAAGAAAATTTTTGATGGCAGGAGACAAGGTTAAAGTTACTGTTAGATTTAGAGGAAGAGAAGCTGACTATTCATTTATAGGCAAGAAAATATTAGATGAGTTTTACAGTAAGCTTGAAGATATCTGTGTTAAGGAGAAAGCTCCTAAATTAGAAGGAAGAAATATGATAATGGTTTTATCACATAAGAAAGCATAA
- a CDS encoding TrmH family RNA methyltransferase, protein MDKIYSKDNSIIKHTRKLSQKKYRIQKNQFLVEGFRFVSEALKSDFQVPVILLSERVQNKWLTLESRYNICEDTKICLLEDKLFNYISNTDNPQGIAAVVNNKKINVKNEDGFYILVDKVQDPGNMGTIIRTADAAGALGILLTKGTVDVYNEKTLRSTMGSIFHIPVIQDDSLEKLNLLKKHGFKLIASSLDTDKNFYDLDLNKKVIIALGNEGNGISSQILDLSDIKIKIPMPGNAESLNVSIAGAVIMFEVVRQINTEV, encoded by the coding sequence ATGGATAAAATTTATAGTAAAGATAATAGTATTATAAAACATACAAGGAAGTTGTCACAAAAAAAGTATAGAATTCAGAAGAATCAATTTCTTGTAGAGGGATTTAGATTTGTTAGTGAAGCATTAAAATCTGATTTTCAGGTTCCTGTAATTTTATTAAGTGAAAGAGTGCAGAATAAATGGCTGACTTTAGAATCCCGATACAATATTTGTGAAGATACTAAAATATGTTTACTTGAAGATAAATTATTTAATTATATAAGTAATACGGATAATCCACAGGGTATAGCAGCTGTAGTTAATAATAAAAAAATAAATGTAAAAAATGAAGATGGATTTTATATACTTGTAGATAAAGTTCAGGATCCGGGAAATATGGGTACTATTATAAGGACAGCCGATGCTGCTGGAGCACTTGGAATTTTACTTACAAAAGGTACAGTTGATGTATATAATGAAAAGACACTTAGATCAACTATGGGATCGATATTCCATATACCTGTTATACAGGATGATAGTTTGGAAAAGTTGAATTTACTAAAAAAGCATGGTTTTAAACTTATAGCAAGTTCTCTTGATACTGACAAAAATTTTTATGATTTAGATTTGAATAAAAAAGTTATAATAGCCCTGGGCAATGAGGGAAATGGAATCAGCAGCCAGATCTTGGATTTATCAGACATAAAAATTAAAATACCTATGCCGGGAAATGCGGAATCATTAAATGTATCTATAGCTGGAGCTGTTATAATGTTTGAAGTTGTAAGACAGATAAATACAGAAGTTTAG
- the pheS gene encoding phenylalanine--tRNA ligase subunit alpha, with amino-acid sequence MKQKLEDIKNSAIECLKNVKNTSDIDSIRIKYLGKKGELTQILRSMKELSKEERPVVGKMANEIRTALEGAIEKALKNIKNGEKDTRLKNEIIDISMPGIRQNLGKRHPLEQTLDQMKEIFATMGFTIEEGPEVELDYYNFEALNIPKNHPARGEQDTFYINDNIVLRTQTSPIQIRTMEKQRPPIKMISPGKVYRSDSVDATHSPIFYQMEGLVVDKGVTFADLKGTLEAFAKKMLGDNIKTKFRPHHFPFTEPSAEMDVTCFVCHGEGCRVCKGEGWIELLGCGMVHPQVLRNCNIDPEIYSGFAFGLGVDRMVMLKYGLDDIRQLYESDMRFLNQF; translated from the coding sequence ATGAAGCAAAAATTAGAAGATATAAAAAATAGTGCAATTGAATGCTTAAAAAATGTTAAAAACACTTCAGACATTGATAGTATTAGGATTAAATATTTAGGTAAAAAGGGTGAACTGACACAAATACTTAGAAGCATGAAAGAGTTATCTAAGGAGGAAAGACCTGTAGTTGGTAAAATGGCAAATGAGATAAGGACAGCGTTAGAAGGTGCTATAGAAAAAGCTTTAAAAAACATAAAAAATGGTGAGAAGGACACAAGATTAAAAAATGAAATTATTGATATTTCAATGCCTGGAATAAGACAAAACTTAGGGAAAAGACATCCTTTAGAGCAAACTTTGGATCAGATGAAAGAGATATTTGCAACTATGGGATTTACAATTGAAGAAGGACCCGAAGTTGAGCTTGACTATTATAATTTTGAAGCATTAAATATACCTAAGAATCATCCAGCAAGAGGTGAACAGGACACTTTTTACATAAATGATAATATAGTTTTAAGAACTCAAACCTCTCCAATACAGATAAGAACCATGGAGAAGCAAAGGCCGCCTATAAAGATGATATCTCCAGGAAAAGTATATCGCTCGGATTCAGTTGATGCAACACACTCACCTATTTTTTATCAAATGGAAGGACTTGTTGTTGATAAAGGGGTGACTTTTGCAGACTTAAAAGGAACACTAGAAGCATTTGCAAAGAAAATGTTAGGTGATAATATAAAAACTAAATTTAGGCCTCACCATTTTCCATTTACCGAACCCTCGGCTGAAATGGATGTTACATGTTTTGTATGTCATGGCGAAGGCTGCAGAGTTTGTAAAGGTGAAGGCTGGATAGAATTATTGGGATGTGGTATGGTGCATCCTCAGGTGCTCAGAAATTGTAATATAGATCCAGAGATATATAGTGGATTTGCTTTTGGACTTGGGGTTGATAGAATGGTTATGCTAAAATATGGACTTGATGATATAAGACAACTTTATGAAAGTGATATGAGATTTTTAAATCAGTTTTAG
- the pheT gene encoding phenylalanine--tRNA ligase subunit beta has product MKVPVKWLSDYVNIEISPKELGDRLTLSGSKVESVDITGDEIQNVVTGKIVEIKKHPDADRLSICQVDINKDELLQIVTAATNMKEQDIVPVALHGSVLHDGVKIKKGKLRGVMSNGMFCSEQELGLAGDKPVYGLMILPQDVPIGEDIKDVLNMTSAVIDFEITSNRPDCLSVLGIARETAATLNLKYRMPNTKYTAGCNDDVNDEFKVKINDSLCKRYMAREIKNVKIEQSPGWMQDRLLEAGVRPINNIVDITNFVMLEFGEPMHAFDTRQISTNTIVVDRASEGEKFTTLDGQERILNSDVLTIKDGEKTIGLAGIMGGLNSEVKDDTASIIFECANFDGTNIRVSSRMLALRTEASSRFEKDLDPNLAEIALNRACNLVQELGAGEVCRGTIDMYPNKVIPHAVEVDSVWINKFLGTDIDVESMKEYLDRLELETKIDDKKLIIDVPTFRSDINIKEDVAEEIARIYGYNKIPDTMIRSVSMKSGKNRKQHLDDKVIETLIGCGINQSISYSFISPKIFNKLLLPEDSSLRRAVKIKNPLGEDFSVMRTTSIGSMMEALSRNYSRNNESARLFEVGKIYIPNEDPDKLPEEKNIVTIGIYGGVNYFNLKGVIENLLEALKVEKYSLKRETGNPTFHPGITAKLYLKKDFVGIFGEVHPDVLDNYGMEEKCYIAELNLDVFYNYANLDIKYKPLPKFPAATRDISIIIDKDILVQDVEDIMRKQGSSILESVKLFDVYTGKQIPDEKKSLAFSLTYRNENRTLKDTEVNKLHDKIIRTLENKLGAQLR; this is encoded by the coding sequence ATGAAGGTTCCAGTTAAATGGTTAAGTGATTATGTTAATATAGAAATTTCACCTAAAGAACTTGGAGATAGGCTTACTTTAAGTGGATCAAAAGTTGAAAGTGTGGATATAACGGGAGATGAAATACAAAATGTAGTTACAGGTAAAATTGTTGAAATAAAAAAGCACCCTGATGCTGACAGACTTTCGATATGTCAGGTGGATATAAATAAAGATGAACTTTTGCAAATAGTTACAGCTGCAACAAATATGAAAGAACAAGATATAGTTCCAGTTGCACTCCATGGTTCAGTACTTCATGACGGTGTAAAGATAAAAAAGGGTAAATTAAGAGGGGTTATGTCAAATGGAATGTTCTGCTCTGAGCAAGAACTTGGTCTTGCTGGAGATAAGCCTGTATATGGACTTATGATACTTCCTCAGGATGTACCTATTGGAGAGGATATAAAAGATGTATTAAATATGACAAGTGCAGTAATTGATTTTGAGATAACATCAAATAGACCGGATTGCTTGAGTGTATTAGGAATAGCAAGGGAAACAGCAGCTACATTAAACTTAAAGTACAGAATGCCAAATACTAAATATACAGCAGGATGTAATGATGATGTTAATGATGAATTTAAAGTAAAAATAAATGATAGCCTTTGTAAAAGATATATGGCGAGAGAAATCAAAAATGTTAAGATAGAGCAGTCTCCAGGATGGATGCAGGATAGACTTTTAGAAGCAGGAGTAAGACCTATAAACAATATTGTAGATATAACTAATTTCGTAATGCTTGAGTTTGGAGAACCAATGCATGCATTTGATACAAGGCAAATATCTACTAACACAATTGTAGTTGACAGGGCATCGGAAGGTGAAAAATTTACAACATTAGATGGACAGGAAAGAATATTGAATTCTGATGTTTTGACCATAAAAGATGGAGAAAAAACTATAGGGCTTGCAGGAATAATGGGAGGACTTAATTCTGAGGTTAAAGATGACACAGCATCTATAATATTTGAATGTGCAAACTTTGATGGTACCAATATACGAGTATCTTCCCGGATGTTAGCTCTTAGAACAGAGGCTTCATCCAGATTTGAGAAAGATTTGGATCCTAATCTGGCAGAGATTGCATTAAATAGAGCATGTAATCTTGTTCAGGAATTAGGTGCTGGAGAAGTATGCAGAGGGACTATCGATATGTATCCAAATAAAGTTATTCCTCATGCAGTTGAAGTTGATTCAGTATGGATAAATAAATTTCTTGGAACTGATATAGATGTAGAAAGTATGAAAGAATATTTAGATAGATTAGAACTTGAAACTAAGATAGATGATAAAAAATTAATTATAGATGTTCCTACGTTTCGATCCGATATAAACATAAAAGAAGATGTTGCAGAAGAGATAGCAAGAATTTATGGATATAATAAAATACCTGATACAATGATAAGAAGTGTCAGTATGAAAAGTGGAAAAAATAGAAAGCAGCATCTTGATGATAAGGTTATAGAAACATTAATCGGATGTGGAATAAATCAATCCATAAGCTATTCCTTTATAAGTCCGAAGATATTTAACAAATTACTTCTTCCAGAAGACAGCAGTTTAAGAAGAGCTGTTAAAATAAAGAATCCACTCGGTGAGGACTTTAGTGTAATGAGAACTACTTCAATAGGTTCTATGATGGAAGCACTTAGCAGAAATTATTCAAGAAATAATGAGAGTGCACGATTATTTGAGGTCGGGAAAATTTATATACCTAATGAAGATCCAGATAAACTTCCAGAAGAAAAGAATATTGTAACTATAGGAATTTATGGTGGAGTGAATTATTTTAACTTAAAGGGTGTAATTGAGAATTTACTAGAAGCACTTAAAGTGGAAAAGTATTCATTAAAAAGGGAGACAGGAAATCCTACTTTTCATCCGGGGATAACTGCAAAGTTATATTTAAAAAAGGATTTTGTCGGCATCTTTGGAGAGGTGCATCCTGATGTACTTGATAATTACGGTATGGAAGAAAAATGTTATATTGCAGAATTGAATTTAGATGTATTTTATAATTATGCAAACTTAGATATTAAATATAAACCTCTTCCGAAATTCCCTGCTGCGACGAGAGATATTTCAATTATTATAGATAAGGATATACTTGTTCAAGATGTGGAAGATATAATGAGAAAACAGGGATCATCTATACTCGAAAGCGTAAAATTATTTGATGTTTATACTGGAAAGCAGATACCTGATGAAAAGAAGAGTTTAGCATTTTCTTTAACATATAGGAATGAAAATAGAACATTAAAAGATACTGAGGTAAACAAGTTGCATGATAAGATCATAAGAACTCTGGAAAATAAATTAGGTGCACAACTTAGATAG
- the rpmI gene encoding 50S ribosomal protein L35: MPKMKTKRSVAKRFKVTGTGKLKRSKAFKSHILTKKSAKTKRNLRKAGYVSSTQEKTMKELMPYV, from the coding sequence ATGCCAAAAATGAAAACAAAAAGAAGTGTAGCAAAGAGATTTAAGGTTACAGGAACAGGTAAATTAAAGAGATCAAAAGCTTTTAAAAGTCATATATTAACAAAAAAGAGTGCAAAGACTAAGAGAAATTTGAGAAAAGCAGGATATGTTTCATCAACTCAAGAAAAGACGATGAAAGAATTAATGCCTTACGTATAA
- a CDS encoding DUF6385 domain-containing protein encodes MSNNIVFQHSAGELKSAVYGYDGSQYRPIKTNSNGDLNVSIQEVDSITSGTVQVSKGTLTAVEEIDSITNGTIHVSSGTLSEIEEVGSVSSVTGGTVQVSKGTLTAVEEIDSITNGTIHVSSGTLSEIEEVGSVSSITGGTVQVSKGTLTTIEKIDSITNGTVHVSTGTVLTQGFDGISNQSIKVDTNGQLMVGLYDREFTEMSETIADISTTGTFGTVIDTSKYQDYSWYINRLSSSTGDTINVQLAVAPTPTANYALIGGMGTVIGETAQVITNEYYFHYTKLKVWTPSRTATVQVWFNGRY; translated from the coding sequence TTGTCTAATAATATAGTATTTCAACATTCAGCAGGAGAACTAAAAAGTGCTGTATATGGTTATGATGGAAGCCAATATAGACCTATAAAAACAAATTCTAATGGAGATTTAAATGTAAGTATACAGGAAGTTGACTCGATTACAAGTGGGACAGTTCAAGTAAGCAAAGGTACACTTACAGCAGTAGAAGAGATAGATTCAATAACGAATGGTACAATTCATGTAAGTTCAGGAACTCTATCAGAAATAGAAGAAGTAGGTAGTGTAAGTTCGGTAACAGGGGGAACAGTTCAAGTAAGCAAAGGTACACTTACAGCAGTAGAAGAGATAGATTCAATAACGAATGGTACAATTCATGTAAGTTCAGGAACTCTATCAGAAATAGAAGAAGTAGGTAGTGTAAGTTCGATAACAGGGGGAACAGTTCAAGTAAGCAAAGGTACACTTACGACAATAGAAAAGATAGATTCAATAACAAATGGTACAGTTCATGTAAGTACAGGAACTGTTTTAACTCAAGGATTTGATGGAATAAGTAATCAGAGTATTAAGGTTGATACTAATGGTCAACTTATGGTTGGCCTTTATGATAGGGAATTTACAGAAATGTCGGAAACAATAGCTGATATATCTACAACAGGAACTTTTGGAACTGTTATTGATACTTCTAAGTATCAGGATTATTCTTGGTATATTAATAGGCTATCTTCATCTACAGGTGATACCATAAACGTGCAACTTGCAGTAGCACCAACTCCAACAGCAAATTATGCGTTAATAGGAGGAATGGGAACAGTAATTGGAGAAACAGCACAAGTTATTACTAATGAATATTATTTTCATTATACAAAACTCAAAGTTTGGACACCATCAAGAACAGCAACTGTTCAGGTGTGGTTTAATGGCAGATATTAA
- the zapA gene encoding cell division protein ZapA, translated as MNVVTVKINGVEYNLKGNEQEEYLHKVAVYVDKKVRSITENNIKLSTASAAILSALNIVDDMFKQKDKYDQLKAKFDDIDKKNKDYEEDIQSFKKQLKHLEEYNGELQSKLKNNTNAQYIEEKEEYINKIMQEMEVLQETAKRYMKENKEIIAQNKQIKFELQSSKYKVLDLNHKLMENQIDLAKEKKKNNVLLRDK; from the coding sequence ATGAACGTTGTAACAGTTAAAATTAATGGAGTAGAATATAACTTAAAAGGTAATGAACAAGAAGAATACCTACATAAAGTAGCAGTTTATGTAGATAAAAAGGTTAGGAGTATAACTGAAAATAATATTAAGTTAAGTACGGCATCGGCAGCAATTTTGTCGGCTTTAAATATAGTTGATGATATGTTTAAACAAAAGGATAAGTATGATCAGCTCAAGGCTAAGTTTGATGATATAGATAAAAAAAATAAGGATTACGAAGAGGATATTCAATCTTTTAAGAAACAGTTAAAACATTTGGAAGAATATAATGGAGAACTTCAGTCAAAGTTAAAGAACAATACTAATGCACAATATATTGAAGAGAAGGAAGAGTATATAAATAAAATAATGCAAGAAATGGAAGTACTTCAAGAGACAGCAAAGAGATACATGAAAGAGAATAAGGAAATAATAGCTCAGAATAAGCAGATTAAATTTGAACTTCAGTCTTCTAAATATAAGGTATTGGATCTTAATCATAAATTAATGGAAAATCAGATAGATTTGGCAAAAGAGAAAAAAAAAAATAATGTCTTACTAAGAGATAAATAA